The region ccattttactgttggattagtgtctaagcccgtaaccatatttgtcaagtacgtgacccgattgtgcatggtccttttgggttgccttcaccagagcaacttgactggagaaataatagagaaagaggttattatgatttattaatatgctataagaataatatattaaaggagaaatcatatttgtttaattaatatcggtcaatagttaattaagaattaattttgtgatcaagtgtaattaattaaactagaggggctgaattgtaattatgtgatagttacaaaatatggtaatggttatcctaaatatgggttgaacgaattcaaggagataaggatccttgaaatcgtccaaaggataaacgATAAGGaatttcaaggcttatcttatgattgcttggtgggcaagcaactagataaggataaggactgaaaccctaatatctacacctatataaagacccctaaggcaaTAAGAATTCGTCTATGACTTTTCTAGGGTTCCTAGGGACGAATTTCACACCTCTTCCCTCTCTCCATtacctctccatttgctcttggtgtttgtgagccattagaggtactacacttgtggtacttgctttcaaagacaagaagattcaagatttaagttgttattacaatataacaacaagaggtatgtatttcatctttcCTTGTGGATTTCGAAATTCCTAGAATCCTTTTAgggttcttcaagtgttcataatgttgtgtatctaatagtgaaaacatagatccaattctagggttgcatgcacacataggattgtttgttcaaaacccatcatttacccttgaccaagtccaagtcaaagttaacttccagttaacccaactcgtcgagttgggccgccaactcgtcaagtccctatcCTTTCATATGTCCTTCttcacgactctactcgtcgagtttggcaacgactcgacgagttctccttctaaaacaaCCCCGAATGAACCTTTATCCGACtctccgagttgtatgaacaactcgtcgatttcatctCCATCATAAGAAAAATTCCTGCCCTCGACTCatcaagttgtatgaacaactcgtcgagttcatcttcaagagttgggagattgccttggactcaccgagtttgttcatgcactcgccgagtcctatgaactccaggACTATGGCTTAGCCcaatacgttgggtcactcccccagGCCCTCTAAAACCTTTCCAGCACTCCACTGGGTCTCTTTGACCCATAATAGAAAAGGGAGTCTAAccttagactcgctgagtcccaagaacgactcgccgagtcgatattGTCCAAGTCTATTTCTTCGATTTCTGGCGTACAACTCTTgtccaaaagatagatctaggtccctaaactcgatctagcacgtaaagttacgaactttacgtgcatgcatgggactttgagcctaaaaggctctaaaagAGACTCTCAAGTtgcatgggtgcaaaagcaacccttTTCTGCCTTAAAACTCCTTCATGGACCTAGATCCGAAGCCTccacccccaaccatgcttgcaatcatggttggttaccaagaatggcttataaaagccctaaatctctccaaaaatGAGATCTAGCAAATGGACAAGCAAGGTATCGATTTTATACCTTCTGGGGACTGCAAATGATGCACAAACTTGAACTCCCTTGGTCTTCTCTTGATCCCTCTAGGCCCTTCCTTCTTCCTTgtgattaaaatcaccaaaaatcaCCACAAACGCCTTTAGATCTTCACACACACagttagggtttgctatgggggggTTTCTGGAAGCAATAGGGACGAAGGGTGGCtggatgagatgcttaaatagggtgcaaaccccttagattagggttttgtccagtcagagtctactcgtcgagtctggaggccgactcgacgagtccgtcatTTAAATCCCGCATCCAATCTGCTTCTACTCGAGGAGTTGggtcttcaactcgccgagtcccaggccaaaaatgcacaatacttaaataaaacacataccaggaaccaggtgctacaaatctcccccacttattttagacttcgtgctcgaagtctgctgctcgtccTTGGAAAAGTtatgggtaatgctccatcatctcatccaccggctcccaagtccactctgagcccttccggtgctgccgttgcaccttcaccaactcgaccctcttgttcctcagatccttcgacttccggtcaaggatcgccacaggccgctcaatgtaattcaggttgtcatcgacctgaatatcctctaagggcaCCATTgatgagtcgtccaccaggcacttccgcaactgggagacgtggaaagtgttgtggatctgactgagttcggctggcagatccatcctgtacgccaccttgcccacccgggctaaaaccctgaacggtccaatgtacctacgGCCTAACTTGCcacgtttcctgaatcggatgacgcccgtccatggcgacaccttcaggagaaccatatcccggACCTGAAACTCCAGGTTTAATATATCATGTATTTATAAAGATAAAAAGAAACAAACCTATATATCATCTTGTATATGTAAACATAACTTCCTCCTTAACATTCATCTCACTTGTTTGAATACTTGCAAGAACTTGATCCTTTTATGTGTTATTCATTCAAGGCGATCTTCATGGATTTCTCCTTATCAAATAGGTAACAAAATTTGGTATCAAGATCACAGGACTTACAAATGGTATCTTAGAATCTTTGTCATTCAAGGTAGCCAtcaatccaagacttgcaaaaaaTCTCAATACAAGGTCAGGCTCCAATGTCCCATATCAGCTCGTCATGTGCAACGAGCTGAAACACATAATGAAATTGTTGAAGATTTTATACAATCGTCTACTTTAGTACATTAAAGTCAACGTCAAACGGATCAATAAATTACTCGTTTCTATTATATACGCTCATATAAAATCAGAACTTCTTAAAAATGTTTTGTAATTGGGTTAACCTTCTTTATTGATCGTTGGGGTTTTGTtatctttttttttctaaaactgCCTTGAAAGTAATTAAATCCAACCACGACATCAAAAATGTAAAATTGAATGGAAACTAAAAGTTACTAATATGTTTGTGATCTTACAAATGAGTAGAATGGAAATCAGAATTTATAGGCGTATCGGGAATGATATGTTTACCAACTGGTAAGCCCACACTGAAGCGGAGATGAAGAGAAGATGAGACGAAAGAAGTGACGATGAATATTGTTCTTGTTTCAGTGACTGAATGAAGAAGAAAGGTGTGACGTGAATGCTATTTGGGCATAAAGGGAAGGAAAAATACGTGAAAGTTAAAGAAATAATGAGTTATTGTAATTTTATCGGATGACCGAGTCACGGGATTGTTGATCTAGGTCATAATTAATTTGTCTTGTATCAAACAAGATGAATGACCGAATTAACCAAAAAATATTGATCAGACCCCGACAACATTATATCAAACAACCTATaagtttattatttatatatgttgTATTTTTGTCAATATccctaattttttatttttcttagtaAGTTGTTTATTAATCTAAATCTGACGTGGTTTGTTCTGATTGGTACacatgttatgacatttgttcGTCTATTATTGGCCGAGAAAACTCAACGTCTGCCAGCTCAACGGcaaaacaagaattgaagatgtGTAATCCCAGGTGCTTCATAACCCCAAAGATTTCTGATCGAACAATACCGTGCTCACTTGCCTCGATCTTTTGATTCGGAGCGAAATCACTTGCTTCTCTCCGAATCCTTGAGATTAGAATAGCAATGACTCGCGGCACAAGTTGTTGGACATCGCTAATCGTTTTTCTCTTAATATCTCCAACAATCTTCAACTCATCCATGTCCGAACTCGATTCGAGTTTATCAGCTAAGAGGAGACGCATGAGTGAGAAGGTGCGCAAGATGTAAGTCAATTTTACCTTGAATTTTCCATTTTAATCTTCTTTATACATAGAAATAGGTCGGAATTTAGAGATTTAGTGCTAAAATTGAAATATTAGCAGGTGAAAGTGGCAGAAATTTTGAGTCTTTTCTTGCTTAAGTTGCTTAGTTGGTGTCAATTgcttatttttgaaatatttattaGGTTTGCCTTACTCATTTTTATGTTAGTTGACCATATAGGCCAACATTCAAGACATTTAGGTTACCAACTAGGGAACATATAGGGAGGTTGAAAAAGTTTTTATAAATCCAACATTTTAACTCCTTTTTAAAGAAAGGTGGTGATTGAATCATCATCTTCAAAGGGATTATTCTTTTATTGTCAGTCAAATAATCATAATCAGATTAATGAGTTGATTAAAGTTATGGTTGGTTAGGGGTAATTTTACTTTTTGTTTCAAATAGTTAGTTCTCTTTGGCCTATGCCTAATGTGCTTCTATATATCCAGTTATAGTCAATGCCTAACCTGCTTCTTCATATCCTATTCAATTGACCCTAATTGGGATAAGTTTTTGTAAAATAGTAATTGGGTCATTGGGTGTTTGGTTCGCTCTATTCCATGGCATTTGGCTGGAATTAGAATTAAATTCCATTCCAATCCCACCCTTGGTTGAAAATGAGTACGGAATTGAATTCAGTTGGAATTCACAAAATTCTTTATTGGATGGATTTCCACATTCCATCTGCAAGCCCATGTAGTTCAATTCTGAGGATTTCTTCCTTGTTAAAAATACTCAAATTCCCTTTTAAACtaataatttcaaaaataaaCACCTCTTGCCTCTCCATGTGCTTTTTCCCTCTTCTCATGCGTTCAATTCCTTCAGATTCCATCATTCCGATTCCTTCGAATTCCAATTTCTTTTACATATCCCAATTCCTTCCGAAACATTCCACAAACCAAACCATATGTCCCCTAAATGTAAAATAAATTTGAATATAAATTAAGCATCATTTACAATAAATAAGGCATACTTGGGGGTGTTGTATCATACTCATCATTAAAATACATTTCCTCTTTTGCAGGTTTTATCATGCATATGACAACTACATGACTTATGCATTTCCTGTAAGTATCCGACCTCCTATCAACAAGTTCATCACATATTATTTCTTTCAAAAACGCATACTAACCCTATTCATGGTTTTGCAGCATGATGAATTAAAACCTATTTCCAAAACTTTCACCGACTCTCTTAGTGAGCTTGGAAATTTAAAGGTTGTAACCTCTTCACCTGAAATTCATTGTTGATCACTTATATAACTTGTTCTTTTTTCATTTTAGCTTGAAAACTTACCCAAAGGGTACAATGGATCAGCACTTACACTTGTTGAATCATTGTCCAGGTACTACATGTTTTTTTCTTGATTACATTTAGGAGCATCCCTTTCATTGTTTCAACTCTTTCTTGCAGTCTTGTAATTCTAGGTAACAACACAGAATTCGAAAGGGCAGTTATGTGGCTTTCAGAAAATCTAAATTTTGATGTCGATGCAAGGATAAATCTTTTTgaggtatatatatacacaacacGCCTCCTTGTTCGTTTCCCATAACTTGTTTTTATGTAGCTTAAAATTCAGTTTTCCAGATGTAAAACTTATACTTGTGCATAAAAGAGTAATGTTTATTGTTCTAATCTTGTTGGGTATCGATATAAATCTCCTTGATGGTTATTATGTAGTGCAACATAAGACTTCTTGGAGGACTTGTATCTGCTCATATTCTTGCAACTGATTCTACAAACAGGTTGATTCAAGGAACTTACAGCAATCAGCTCCTTGTTTTGGCTCAAGATTTAGGAACACGTTTTTTACCAGCTTTCATTACACCCACTGGTTTGCCTTACGCCTGGATTAACCTGAAGGTATTCATCCTCTCAAATTACTAAAATAACCCTTCACCCTTCACATAGTAATGCTTTATGATGTGAAATTATTTGGCAGTATGGTGTTATGGAGAATGAAACGACTGAAACAAGCACTTCTGGTTGTGGTAAGATGGCATCCATGTTAATAATACTTGAATGAAAAAGAGTCTAGATCTTTCTGAATGGGCTTTTGTGTGAATTTAGGATCTCTTATTCTTGAAATGGGATCTTTGTCACGATTAACGGGTGATTCAAGATTTGAGGATGCAGCTTTGCATGCTCTTCGGAAGCTGTGGGGCATGAGGAGTTCTCTGAATCTTCTTGGAACTACACTTGATGTAGCAACTGGAGAATGGATCGAATACTCCTCTGGTATTGGTGCTGGTAAGTTGATCATGCATGGATTTTAATCACTTCCTTTCACCTTAATATTTATAATTCTGATTCTGATGGTGGAATTATCTGTATCTGGAATAGGGGTTGATTCCTTTTATGAGTATCTAATCAAAGCTCACATTCTCTTTGGAAAAGAGGAATTTTGGAGGATGTTTCAGTCAGCATATCTTGGTGTTCAGAAATATTTCAGATACGGTTCATGGTAATCATTTCTTTATTTTCTCCCTCATGAGGTTGAGTTCAATTTGATCTTGAAAACTCTCATTTTTTTTCCAATGTTGAAATTAGGGTGGTTTTGCTATAAATTAGCTAAAAATATGGAACATCATGTGAAGAATTGGACTCTACACTGTAGGTATCATGAAGCCGATATGAGGACAGGAAGGGCAACTTACTGGCAACTTACAAGTCTTCAAGCATTTTGGCCTGGTGTACAGGTAAATCCATAAATTTTACTGTTACTGAgactgtttattttttaatttataatgatTGTTGTTATTAGGTTCTTGTTGGGGATGTTGCAGCTGCTAATCTAACACATCGTGAGTTTTTTCATGTATGGAAAAAATTTGGAGTGCTTCCAGAAAGGTATGAAGCTTCAAACCTTTTGATTAAATTAAAGTTTTTCTTGTATGAAATATAATAATAGCAAATTCTGAAACTACTCAGATATCTGTTGGATCATCAGATTGTTCACCCCACAGAAAAGTATTATCCTCTACGTCCAGAGTTGGC is a window of Lactuca sativa cultivar Salinas chromosome 1, Lsat_Salinas_v11, whole genome shotgun sequence DNA encoding:
- the LOC111916787 gene encoding alpha-mannosidase I MNS5, with translation MTRGTSCWTSLIVFLLISPTIFNSSMSELDSSLSAKRRRMSEKVRKMFYHAYDNYMTYAFPHDELKPISKTFTDSLSELGNLKLENLPKGYNGSALTLVESLSSLVILGNNTEFERAVMWLSENLNFDVDARINLFECNIRLLGGLVSAHILATDSTNRLIQGTYSNQLLVLAQDLGTRFLPAFITPTGLPYAWINLKYGVMENETTETSTSGCGSLILEMGSLSRLTGDSRFEDAALHALRKLWGMRSSLNLLGTTLDVATGEWIEYSSGIGAGVDSFYEYLIKAHILFGKEEFWRMFQSAYLGVQKYFRYGSWYHEADMRTGRATYWQLTSLQAFWPGVQVLVGDVAAANLTHREFFHVWKKFGVLPERYLLDHQIVHPTEKYYPLRPELAESTYYMYQATKDPWYIEVGEAIVNSLNLHTKVEGGYASIRDVTTMQLEDHQHSFFLAETCKYLYLLFDDSALMGGNYVFTTEGHPLPVVSDWHERLPDSYIPRNWTSIKIETQKKQASAMSMQVCPANLLKPRLDNGQQIESVCHVPDTRDDHRCLTDDDCGIDSLNCRRRSCSMAGYCGLWLLI